In the genome of Vicia villosa cultivar HV-30 ecotype Madison, WI linkage group LG7, Vvil1.0, whole genome shotgun sequence, one region contains:
- the LOC131619786 gene encoding uncharacterized protein LOC131619786 has translation MHIAFVELEVTMIPCVEHSKMKPWIHTDIQKGKEARRSNAVSTWWSDVTKAEYRHSGKDFLSGCNFKVGNGSAVSFWNAAWLKDSSLNSLYPNLHNLSSKKFMSVTEAGKEVEEQWIWGDFGLVQPLYIADTASLEDLKRSVQEVTVCSDRSDSVTWRKNPAEGYTVKEGYGFCFTPPEVNDHVGEAARLKVFERLWRIKIPFRIRAFGWRCIWNRIATKDNLAKRGIVSNPSDISCCFCSFHEESIHHILLSCPSAKKIWEDVGDWFGVSAVSDLSLSYSFNFWFEFFSSKKVKPGKEGFIWMVVCWNIWNARNEIIFKNQTVSLSDLRWNIKIKAWKWLMVGDITHTNSNFYNFCKDPFSYLT, from the exons ATGCATATCGCTTTTGTTGAACTTGAAGTTACGATGataccttgcgttgaacattcgaagatgaagccatggattcaCACTGATATTCAG aaaggCAAGGAGGCGAGACGAAGCAACGCGGTTTCGACATGGTGGAGTGACGTAACAAAGGCAGAATATCGTCACAGTGGTAAGGATTTCCTGAGCGGTTGTAACTTTAAGGTGGGGAATGGTTCAGCCGTGTCCTTTTGGAATGCTGCTTGGTTAAAAGATTCCTCTTTGAATTCTCTTTACCCAAATTTGCATAATCTTAGTTCTAAGAAATTTATGAGTGTTACTGAAGCAGGGAAGGAAGTAGAAGAACAATGGATTTGGGGAGATTTTGGCTTAGTGCAGCCTTTGTATATTGCTGATACTGCCAGTCTGGAAGATTTAAAGAGGTCAGTGCAGGAAGTCACCGTTTGCAGCGATAGATCTGATAGTGTCACGTGGAGGAAGAACCCGGCGGAGGGCTATACAGTTAAGGAAGGATACGGATTTTGCTTTACTCCCCCGGAGGTAAATGATCATGTTGGGGAGGCAGCCCGGTTGAAGGTTTTCGAAAGATTGTGGAGGATTAAAATTCCATTTAGAATCAGAGCATTTGGATGGAGGTGTATATGGAACAGAATTGCTACAAAAGATAATCTAGCAAAAAGAGGTATAGTTAGTAACCCATCTGATATATCCTGTTGTTTCTGTTCTTTTCATGAAGAATCCATCCATCACATTTTGCTGTCTTGTCCGTCGGCAAAAAAGATTTGGGAAGATGTCGGAGATTGGTTTGGAGTTTCAGCGGTTTCTGACCTCTCATTAAGCTACAGTTTCAATTTCTGGTTTGAGTTTTTCAGCAGTAAGAAAGTGAAACCTGGAAAGGAAGGATTCATTTGGATGGTAGTCTGTTGGAATATATGGAATGCTCGCAACGAGATTATCTTTAAGAACCAGACCGTTTCGTTGTCGGACTTACGGTGGAACATTAAGATCAAAGCTTGGAAATGGCTTATGGTGGGGGATATTACTCATACCAATAGTAATTTCTACAACTTTTGTAAAGATCCCTTCTCCTATCTTACTTAA